In Dyella terrae, one DNA window encodes the following:
- a CDS encoding HdeD family acid-resistance protein, with amino-acid sequence MFGESLARSWWVLMLYGVISVLFGLSALVWPGTTVIALTWAFGIMALAEGITSILALFNRDVRISKALLFVYAVASIIFGLLGIFHPAVVASVLLVFLGAWLVVAGIYRILLAIRIRKHIKGEWMIALSGVLAIVLGVLFVGYPAAGLLTLAIWIGAAALIYGILQIVASLQLRKLSHLAV; translated from the coding sequence ATGTTTGGAGAGAGCCTGGCCCGTAGCTGGTGGGTGCTGATGCTGTACGGGGTGATCTCGGTCCTGTTTGGCCTGAGCGCGCTCGTCTGGCCTGGCACGACGGTAATCGCGCTGACCTGGGCATTCGGCATCATGGCCCTGGCCGAAGGCATCACCAGCATCCTTGCGCTGTTCAACCGCGACGTGCGCATTTCCAAGGCGCTGCTGTTCGTCTACGCGGTGGCATCGATCATCTTTGGTCTTCTGGGCATCTTCCACCCGGCGGTGGTGGCGAGCGTGCTGCTCGTCTTCCTGGGGGCGTGGCTGGTCGTCGCGGGGATTTATCGCATCCTGCTGGCCATTCGCATCCGCAAGCACATCAAGGGTGAGTGGATGATTGCCCTCAGTGGCGTCCTGGCGATTGTCCTGGGCGTGCTCTTCGTGGGGTACCCGGCGGCCGGCCTGCTGACCCTGGCGATCTGGATCGGAGCCGCGGCCCTCATCTACGGCATCCTGCAGATCGTGGCGAGCCTGCAATTGCGCAAGCTGAGCCACCTGGCCGTTTGA